One part of the Streptomyces ferrugineus genome encodes these proteins:
- the ggt gene encoding gamma-glutamyltransferase, protein MRRPVVRKLSVLAVSAAVVSVGAAAPPTAPDSPVQKVPVAVGHGGAVASVDADASAAGIEVLRRGGNAVDAAVATAAALGVTEPYSAGIGGGGYFVYYDAKSRTVRTIDGRETAPLTADSELFVENGTAIPFAEAVSSGLSVGTPGTPATWQQALQKWGSRSLGSVLAPAERLARDGFTVDDTFRAQTAANETRFRYFPDTAKLFLPNGAPPAVGSTFKNPDLARTYAELARKGVGALYRGDIAEDIVDTVNKPPVDPGSGWNARPGDLSAKDLAAYRAKFQAPTRTSYRGLGVYSIAPSSSGGTTVGEALNILENTDLNKASEVRYLHRYIEAARIAFADRGRWVGDPAFEDVPAKELLSQRYADSRACLIKDDAVLTSPLAPGDPRDPAACSAGGTAAPTTYEGDSTTHLTVADRWGNVVAYTLTIEQTGGSGITVPGRGFLLNNELTDFSFTPANPAVHDPNLPGPGKRPRSSIAPTIVLDRHDRPVVALGSPGGATIITTVLQTLTGFLDRGLPLVDAIAAPRASQRNQTTTELEPGLYGSPLRARLEAIGHGFRLNPEIGAATAVQRLPGGKWLAAAEKVRRGGGSAMVVRPAS, encoded by the coding sequence ATGCGTCGCCCTGTCGTGCGGAAACTGTCGGTCCTGGCGGTCTCGGCCGCCGTGGTGTCGGTGGGCGCGGCGGCGCCCCCGACGGCCCCGGACAGCCCCGTCCAGAAGGTCCCGGTCGCCGTCGGCCACGGCGGCGCGGTCGCCAGCGTCGACGCGGACGCCTCCGCGGCCGGCATCGAGGTCCTGCGCAGGGGCGGCAACGCCGTCGACGCCGCCGTCGCCACGGCCGCCGCGCTCGGCGTCACCGAGCCCTACTCGGCCGGCATCGGCGGAGGCGGCTACTTCGTCTACTACGACGCCAAGTCCCGTACGGTGCGCACCATCGACGGCCGCGAGACCGCGCCGCTGACCGCCGACTCCGAGCTCTTCGTCGAGAACGGCACCGCCATCCCGTTCGCCGAGGCCGTCAGCAGCGGCCTGAGCGTCGGCACCCCCGGCACGCCCGCCACCTGGCAGCAGGCGCTGCAGAAGTGGGGGAGCAGAAGCCTCGGGTCGGTGCTCGCGCCCGCCGAGCGCCTCGCCCGCGACGGCTTCACCGTCGACGACACCTTCCGCGCGCAGACCGCCGCCAACGAGACCCGGTTCCGCTACTTCCCGGACACCGCGAAGCTGTTCCTGCCGAACGGGGCGCCGCCGGCGGTCGGCTCCACCTTCAAGAACCCCGACCTCGCCCGCACCTACGCCGAGCTGGCACGCAAGGGCGTCGGCGCGCTCTACCGGGGCGACATCGCCGAGGACATCGTCGACACGGTCAACAAGCCGCCCGTGGACCCCGGCTCCGGCTGGAACGCCCGCCCCGGCGACCTGTCCGCCAAGGACCTCGCCGCCTACCGCGCCAAGTTCCAGGCGCCCACCAGGACGTCGTACCGCGGACTCGGCGTCTACTCCATCGCGCCCTCCTCCTCCGGCGGCACCACCGTCGGCGAGGCCCTCAACATCCTGGAGAACACGGACCTGAACAAGGCGAGCGAGGTCCGGTACCTGCACCGCTACATCGAGGCCGCCCGCATCGCCTTCGCGGACCGCGGGCGCTGGGTCGGCGACCCCGCCTTCGAGGACGTACCGGCGAAGGAACTGCTGTCGCAGCGGTACGCCGACTCGCGCGCGTGCCTGATCAAGGACGACGCGGTGCTCACCAGCCCGCTCGCGCCGGGCGACCCGCGCGATCCGGCGGCCTGCTCCGCGGGCGGCACGGCGGCCCCGACGACGTACGAGGGCGACAGCACCACCCACCTCACGGTCGCCGACAGGTGGGGCAACGTCGTCGCCTACACCCTCACCATCGAGCAGACCGGCGGCAGCGGCATCACGGTGCCCGGCCGCGGGTTCCTCCTCAACAACGAGCTGACCGACTTCTCCTTCACCCCGGCCAACCCGGCCGTCCACGACCCGAACCTGCCCGGCCCCGGCAAGCGGCCGCGCTCGTCCATCGCGCCGACGATCGTGCTGGACCGGCACGACAGGCCGGTCGTGGCGCTCGGCTCACCCGGTGGCGCGACCATCATCACCACCGTGCTGCAGACCCTGACCGGATTCCTCGACCGGGGCCTGCCGCTGGTCGACGCGATCGCCGCGCCGCGCGCCAGCCAGCGCAACCAGACCACCACCGAACTCGAACCGGGCCTGTACGGCAGCCCGCTCAGGGCCCGCCTCGAGGCCATCGGGCACGGTTTCCGGCTCAACCCCGAGATCGGCGCCGCCACGGCCGTACAGCGGCTGCCGGGCGGCAAGTGGCTCGCCGCCGCCGAGAAGGTACGGCGGGGCGGGGGCTCGGCCATGGTGGTGCGGCCGGCGTCGTAG